A stretch of the Aspergillus puulaauensis MK2 DNA, chromosome 6, nearly complete sequence genome encodes the following:
- a CDS encoding tRNA-ribosyltransferase family protein (COG:A;~EggNog:ENOG410PG40;~InterPro:IPR002616,IPR028592,IPR036511;~PFAM:PF01702;~go_function: GO:0008479 - queuine tRNA-ribosyltransferase activity [Evidence IEA];~go_function: GO:0016763 - transferase activity, transferring pentosyl groups [Evidence IEA];~go_process: GO:0006400 - tRNA modification [Evidence IEA]): MGSDMPSQSAGEMFNFSLLGSSASILAPRVGRLTIAGRKPISTPHYIPLTSRGAVPHLAHDVMRDSTSIGSLFFGLEDFLEKREQNKKKSPIPIPIYAIPTAPHESALRKFICLPDETITILGPRREPPIACPPTNTDTSIAVLTSVGFTQLDATEYVEAIQRISPDIVIGLADLVTGQSPGIKRRTKMVDRTHAFTAHATDNLYGPDLSEHSRSTAAYFAPILPLENTQQQLYLEDLETDVRAFISGLALYESESLSIVPELLGDLPRLLFGGPRTPREILRQIEFGADLVTIPFLNLMSDLGMAFNFAFPTPSSSESNQPTEPLPLADDLWSSSNTTDTSPLNKSCSCYTCQNHHRAYIHHLLSAKELLAWTLLQIHNHYTMDLFFSSIRDSIQRGTFDEDIRTFQETYAPEFPEATGQGPRLRGYQLPASSTAQPRRYPPAYGRLDLAAQKFAESQSEIATPDTGASGLEEHGFAEKA; encoded by the exons ATGGGATCAGATATGCCTTCACAATCTGCGGGTGAGATGTTCAACTTTAGCCTTCTGGGCTCTTCAGCGTCAATCCTTGCCCCACGCGTGGGACGACTCACGATTGCAGGCCGCAAACCTATCTCGACACCCCACTACATTCCTTTAACATCGCGAGGGGCAGTCCCTCATCTGGCGCATGATGTAATGCGTGATAGCACCTCTATCGGTAGCCTGTTTTTTGGCCTAGAAGATT TCTTAGAAAAGCGggaacaaaacaaaaagaagtCCCCGATACCTATCCCAATATACGCGATTCCGACTGCACCTCATGAATCGGCTCTGCGCAAGTTTATTTGCCTTCCCGACGAGACCATAACAATCCTCGGCCCACGCCGCGAGCCTCCAATCGCCTGCCCTCCAACGAACACAGACACGTCCATCGCTGTCCTTACATCCGTAGGTTTCACACAATTGGACGCAACTGAGTATGTTGAAGCTATCCAAAGGATCAGCCCAGACATAGTTATCGGGCTGGCAGACCTGGTAACCGGGCAGTCGCCTGGTATCAAAAGGAGGACGAAAATGGTTGACCGGACGCACGCCTTTACAGCTCATGCGACGGATAACCTCTACGGCCCTGATCTCTCAGAGCATAGCAGGTCGACGGCGGCATATTTTGCACCAATACTGCCTCTAGAAAACACGCAGCAACAGTTATACCTAGAAGATCTAGAAACGGATGTACGGGCCTTCATTTCCGGCCTTGCACTCTACGAGTCAGAATCCCTCTCAATCGTACCTGAACTTCTTGGAGACCTCCCACGTCTCCTCTTTGGCGGACCAAGAACGCCACGCGAAATTCTACGTCAGATTGAATTTGGAGCGGACCTAGTTACCATCCCCTTCCTGAACCTCATGTCGGACTTAGGAATGGCTTTTAACTTCGCTTTCCCAACTCCCTCCTCATCGGAATCTAACCAGCCCACCGAACCTCTTCCGCTCGCTGATGATCTCTGGTCGTCATCCAATACCACAGACACGAGTCCCTTAAATAAGTCATGCTCCTGCTACACCTGCCAAAACCACCACCGCGCATacatccaccacctcctctccGCAAAAGAGCTTCTCGCGTGGACGCTTCTTCAGATCCACAACCACTACACCATGGATCTattcttctccagcatccGTGACAGTATCCAGCGTGGGACATTCGATGAAGACATTCGCACCTTCCAGGAAACATACGCACCTGAATTCCCCGAAGCCACAGGTCAAGGGCCGAG ACTTCGTGGCTACCAACTCCCCGCATCAAGCACAGCCCAGCCGCGTCGCTACCCACCAGCCTATGGAAGACTCGACCTTGCCGCACAGAAATTTGCCGAATCGCAATCTGAGATTGCAACGCCTGACACCGGGGCTTCGGGGCTCGAGGAGCACGGGTTCGCGGAGAAGGCATAG
- a CDS encoding uncharacterized protein (COG:S;~EggNog:ENOG410PQ65;~InterPro:IPR018811;~PFAM:PF10306), with the protein MLLNRTLRPCRFSSRLGLRSNRRNFTTQPPPPPPPQKDAQSRLRRFNDRLPSFLRAYTTPLLGAPATHVTSFLILHEITAVVPLFGLVAAFHYGEWLPDFTSYSGFEEGTSRFTKWLRKKGWVEDSVDAEEVTAGTATDKKGVRLVLEFATAYAATKALLPFRIIASVWATPWFARVVLGPIGRGARRLFQGQ; encoded by the coding sequence ATGCTGTTAAACCGTACGCTGCGGCCATGTCGCTTTTCATCGCGCCTGGGCCTGAGATCTAATCGTCGAAACTTCAcaacacaaccaccaccgcctcctccaccccagaAAGACGCCCAGTCTCGTCTTCGCCGCTTCAATGACCGCCTTCCGTCATTTCTCCGCGCGTACACTACCCCCTTACTCGGTGCGCCTGCAACGCACGTCACGTCCTTCTTGATTCTCCACGAGATAACTGCAGTTGTGCCGCTTTTCGGACTCGTCGCGGCGTTCCACTACGGGGAATGGCTTCCTGATTTCACATCATATAGCGGGTTTGAAGAAGGGACGAGTAGATTCACGAAATGGCTCAGGAAGAAGGGCTGGGTGGAGGACAGTGTCGACGCCGAGGAAGTTACTGCAGGGACTGCTACGGATAAAAAGGGCGTGCGCTTGGTTCTTGAGTTTGCGACTGCATATGCGGCTACGAAGGCTTTGTTGCCTTTTCGAATCATCGCCAGTGTTTGGGCGACGCCGTGGTTTGCTAGAGTTGTTTTAGGTCCAATCGGCAGAGGCGCGAGGAGATTATTTCAAGGGCAATAA
- the SLX1 gene encoding structure-specific endonuclease subunit SLX1 (COG:L;~EggNog:ENOG410PGIA;~InterPro:IPR026850,IPR027520,IPR000305,IPR035901, IPR013083;~PFAM:PF01541,PF11793;~antiSMASH:Cluster_6.4;~go_component: GO:0033557 - Slx1-Slx4 complex [Evidence IEA];~go_function: GO:0017108 - 5'-flap endonuclease activity [Evidence IEA];~go_process: GO:0006281 - DNA repair [Evidence IEA]): MEDEQYDLPKVIPAYYCCYLLRSLGTGYKGSALYIGSTPDPARRLAQHNGLSKGGARKTANDKRRPWEMVMVVEGFTSNIAALQFEWAWQHPVATRHLSSKDSNENGKSKVNGDIENDAVVGKSQQKPKAQKKSKAQKGPEASEKGTEDDKKKKSKRKPPLRRTRHSLKAHLEDLHLLLRSTYFKGWPLTLRFFAADVSQAWRGWCDRVDGIIPDHIKAIADGNCTDIFARREERNSAVGTVQDIKVDYTPITDYVEKGALLLDDIRSTTCKVCEAQYKENDLAVVCPTAGCNSTAHLLCLSAKFLDIAKDLDRVVPLAGKCPMCAQTVQWSSMMQELSIRTRGRDMTRAMLNICERKNRKALKNIKAKAATVEKPIAAAAMEHDSPDEDGHDTDSLDDYWDKVLDSDLESGPISSPQQESKVSKGEGVIEDSELDDDGPLG; the protein is encoded by the exons ATGGAGGATGAACAATATGACCTGCCCAAAGTAATCCCGGCATACTATTGCTGCTATTTACTTCGATCGTTGGGTACGGGCTATAAAGGTTCAGCCTTATACATTGGTTCCACACCAGACCCTGCCCGTCGTCTCGCCCAGCATAACGGGCTCTCCAAAGGCGGAGCCCGCAAAACGGCGAATGACAAGAGACGGCCATGGGAGATGGTTATGGTAGTAGAAGGGTTTACCAGTAATATTGCGGCGTTACAATTCGA GTGGGCATGGCAACACCCGGTGGCTACTAGGCATCTTTCTTCAAAAGACTCGAACGAGAATGGGAAATCAAAGGTGAATGGTGACATTGAGAATGACGCTGTGGTGGGAAAATCTCAGCAGAAACCCAAGGCGCAGAAGAAATCTAAAGCTCAGAAGGGACCTGAAGCCTCTGAAAAGGGCACAGAAGAtgataagaaaaagaaatccaAGAGAAAACCACCACTTCGTCGAACGCGGCACTCCTTAAAGGCTCATTTGGAAGACCTACACCTTTTATTACGGTCTACCTACTTCAAAGGCTGGCCTCTTACTCTACGATTTTTTGCCGCCGATGTTTCTCAGgcctggagaggatggtgtGACCGTGTAGACGGAATTATACCTGATCATATCAAGGCTATTGCAGACGGAAATTGCACAGACATATTCGCTCGCCGCGAGGAGCGCAATTCGGCAGTTGGAACTGTCCAAGATATCAAGGTCGACTACACACCAATAACGGACTATGTGGAAAAAGGGGCGCTTCTACTTGACGACATCAGGAGCACGACTTGTAAAGTATGCGAAGCACAATACAAAGAGAATGACCTAGCTGTTGTTTGCCCAACAGCCGGCTGCAATAGCACGGCCCATTTGCTGTGTCTCTCAGCAAAATTCCTGGATATTGCGAAAGATTTAGATCGGGTTGTCCCACTTGCTGGGAAGTGCCCCATGTGTGCTCAGACCGTTCAATGGTCGTCCATGATGCAAGAATTGAGCATTAGAACCCGCGGAAGAGATATGACGCGTGCCATGTTGAATATATGCGagaggaagaacaggaaagCCTTGAAGAATATAAAAGCCAAGGCAGCAACGGTGGAAAAGCCGATAGCTGCCGCAGCTATGGAGCATGACTCCCCGGACGAGGATGGCCATGATACAGATTCTCTGGATGACTATTGGGACAAAGTTTTAGATTCTGACTTGGAATCTGGCCCAATCAGCTCCCCACAACAAGAATCAAAGGTCTCGAAGGGTGAAGGGGTCATTGAAGATAGCGAGCTCGACGATGATGGACCACTGGGTTGA
- a CDS encoding methylenetetrahydrofolate reductase (NAD(P)H) MET12 (COG:E;~EggNog:ENOG410PH5R;~InterPro:IPR029041,IPR003171,IPR004621;~PFAM:PF02219;~go_function: GO:0004489 - methylenetetrahydrofolate reductase (NAD(P)H) activity [Evidence IEA];~go_process: GO:0006555 - methionine metabolic process [Evidence IEA];~go_process: GO:0055114 - oxidation-reduction process [Evidence IEA]), with the protein MEKITDKIAALPPNANYFSLEFFPPKTQMGFANLQARLERMAQALRPLFVTVTWGAGGSTAARSLELAEICQRQLQLTTCLHLTCTNMSRALVDQALEEAKVLGIRNILALRGDPPRSEEYNMHGEDDSNKDFTFAVDLVRYIRQKYGDYFCVGVAGYPEGHPADSFQDVQDPKVDLPWLVEKTQAGADFIMTQLTYDIDAYTNFENLLRNHESGAFKTIPIVPGLMPIHSYKILTRVTKLSHVKIPPRILEKLEEVKHDDDAVKRLGVDLLAELVEGMRKLPTPGSRGFHFYTLNLEKTVSFILERCNLIPDYTDDDALAISEEVSLLTADAAKAASSTRRRRASSLSSLPHNRVIVDKISEPSSKESVTHEATAASAGMPAQPPDRNTTLQISEGLGALGREATWDDFPNGRWGDARSPAFGEIDGYGPSLHVSPSVAHRIWGYPVSAEDISKLFRRHVSGDLHMVPWSEGGAEENTSGLNAETETIRAELLALIDNKGWWTLASQPAVNGVRSDNPVFGWGPPGEGFVFQKPFVEFFCPTSDFTNTLKPLLQKHGHEKLTWFATNANGDFESSLPAQTSDTEPIEMNPNNVNAVTWGVFRGKEIITPTIIEEVSFRAWGDEAFGIWDEWRRIYPRSSPTERFLEKTKNDAWLVCVVGQDFGAGTEIGSKEEDDERKWMWKALANC; encoded by the exons ATGGAGAAGATCACAGACAAGATCGCGGCTTTGCCGCCCAACGCAAATTATTTCTCTCTTGAGTTCTTTCCCCCCAAGACTCAGATG GGATTTGCCAATTTGCAAGCGCGATTAGAACGTATGGCGCAGGCTTTGCGCCCGCTTTTCGTCACGGTCACCTGGGGAGCTGGGGGGAGCACAGCGGCAAGATCGTTGGAGCTGGCGGAGATCTGTCAGCGCCAACTACAACTGACGACATGCTTGCATTTAACATGTACGAATATGAGTCGGGCCCTGGTGGATCAAGCTCTTGAGGAAGCAAAAGTGCTGGGGATTAGGAATATTCTCGCGCTGCGTGGTGATCCCCCGCGAAGTGAGGAGTACAATATGCACGGAGAGGACGACAGCAACAAGGACTTCACTTTTGCCGTGGATCTGGTCCGGTATATCCGGCAGAAGTACGGCGACTATTTctgtgttggtgttgcgggATACCCAGAAGGCCATCCTGCCGATTCCTTCCAAGATGTTCAGGATCCGAAGGTCGATTTGCCGTGGTTGGTTGAGAAGACACAGGCGGGCGCGGACTTTATCATGACTCAGTTGACTTACGACATTGACGCTTACACGAATTTCGAAAACTTGCTGCGGAATCATGAATCCGGTGCTTTCAAGACTATCCCTATCGTCCCCGGTCTGATGCCCATTCACAGTTACAAGATTCTAACAAGAGTGACGAAGCTCAGTCATGTTAAGATCCCGCCGCGTATTcttgagaagctggaagaggttAAGCATGATGACGATGCGGTCAAACGCCTAGGTGTCGATTTACTCGCCGAACTTGTTGAAGGCATGAGGAAACTACCGACTCCTGGTTCCCGGGGATTCCACTTCTATACCCTGAACCTGGAGAAGACTGTATCTTTCATTCTTGAACGCTGCAATCTCATTCCAGATTACACAGATGACGATGCATTGGCTATCAGTGAGGAAGTTTCATTACTCACGGCTGATGCAGCCAAAGCTGCTTCATCAACCAGGCGAAGGAGAGCTTCTTCCCTCAGCTCCCTTCCCCATAACCGTGTGATTGTCGATAAGATTTCGGAACCGTCCTCAAAGGAATCAGTAACACACGAGGCCACTGCTGCTAGTGCAGGTATGCCTGCGCAACCCCCGGATCGCAATACAACCCTCCAAATCTCCGAGGGTCTGGGCGCTCTGGGCCGAGAAGCCACTTGGGATGACTTCCCCAACGGTCGATGGGGTGATGCCCGTTCTCCCGCCTTCGGTGAAATTGACGGTTACGGTCCTTCTCTACATGTTTCCCCCTCTGTCGCTCATAGAATCTGGGGTTACCCCGTTTCCGCAGAGGACATCAGCAAACTCTTCCGCCGCCACGTATCCGGAGATCTACACATGGTCCCATGGTCCGAAGGTGGCGCCGAAGAAAACACCAGCGGTCTCAACGCCGAGACGGAAACAATTCGCGCCGAACTGCTCGCCCTCATTGACAACAAGGGCTGGTGGACGCTCGCTTCCCAGCCCGCCGTCAACGGCGTCCGCAGCGATAACCCCGTCTTCGGATGGGGTCCTCCAGGCGAAGGcttcgtcttccagaagCCCTTtgtcgagttcttctgccCAACCTCAGATTTCACAAACACCCTTaaacccctcctccaaaagCACGGTCATGAGAAGCTCACCTGGTTCGCCACAAATGCCAACGGCGACTTCGAGTCCTCACTCCCCGCCCAAACATCAGACACAGAGCCCATCGAAATGAATCCGAACAATGTCAACGCTGTCACATGGGGTGTGTTCCGCGGAAAGGAAATCATCACACCAACTATCATCGAAGAAGTCAGTTTTAGGGCTTGGGGCGATGAAGCCTTCGGAATCTGGGATGAGTGGCGCCGGATCTACCCCAGGAGCTCGCCTACCGAGCGCTTCCTTGAGAAAACGAAGAACGATGCCTGGCttgtttgtgttgttggACAAGACTTTGGCGCGGGCACAGAGATCGGCtccaaggaggaagatgatgagaGAAAGTGGATGTGGAAAGCTCTGGCGAACTGTTAG
- the CDC8 gene encoding bifunctional thymidylate/uridylate kinase (BUSCO:EOG09261F9G;~COG:F;~EggNog:ENOG410PNUS;~InterPro:IPR027417,IPR039430,IPR018094,IPR018095;~PFAM:PF02223;~antiSMASH:Cluster_6.4;~go_function: GO:0004798 - thymidylate kinase activity [Evidence IEA];~go_function: GO:0005524 - ATP binding [Evidence IEA];~go_process: GO:0006233 - dTDP biosynthetic process [Evidence IEA]): MVANGTRGKRGALIVVEGLDRAGKSSQCEYLRNSLQESGRPVKYIRFPDRTTPIGKLIDGYLRGQSHLDDHSIHLLFSANRWELAQDIEADIADGTNVIVDRYSYSGAVYSAAKANPSLSLEWAWLPEIGLPKSDVCLFLSISPEEAAKRGGFGGERYENETMQSRVRELFSTIFSLQKKSDIRMIDAGRTFEEVSKDISKIVTECIARVDPASALGKMTSIS; encoded by the exons ATGGTCGCCAATGGGACGCGTGGGAAACGCGGGGCCCTGATCGTTGTCGAAGGCCTGGATCGAGCAGGCAAATCCAGCCAGTGCGAATATCTTCGTAACTCTCTACAGGAATCAGGTCGCCCTGTGAAATACATCAGATTCCCAG ATCGAACAACCCCCATAGGAAAGCTAATTGATGGCTATCTACGCGGACAATCTCACTTGGACGACCATTCTATTcaccttctcttctccgctAACCGTTGGGAGCTTGCCCAGGATATTGAGGCTGATATCGCCGATGGAACCAACGTGATTGTGGACCGCTATTCATACTCCGGCGCAGTCTACTCAGCTGCAAAAGCTAACCCTTCACTGTCCCTGGAATGGGCTTGGCTGCCAGAAATTGGCCTACCAAAGTCTGATGTCTGCCTATTTCTCAGCATATCACCGGAAGAAGCTGCAAAGCGTGGCGGGTTCGGCGGGGAGCGCTACGAGAACGAGACGATGCAATCTCGTGTTCGCGAGCTGTTTAGTACCATATTTAGCCTCCAGAAAAAGAGCGATATTCGGATGATTGACGCCGGAAGGACGTTTGAAGAAGTGTCGAAAGATATCTCGAAGATTGTAACCGAATGCATTGCACGTGTGGACCCGGCGAGCGCTCTAGGAAAGATGACATCCATTTCCTAA
- the NDK1 gene encoding nucleoside-diphosphate kinase (BUSCO:EOG09264YKY;~COG:F;~EggNog:ENOG410PHRW;~InterPro:IPR034907,IPR036850,IPR001564,IPR023005;~PFAM:PF00334;~go_function: GO:0004550 - nucleoside diphosphate kinase activity [Evidence IEA];~go_process: GO:0006165 - nucleoside diphosphate phosphorylation [Evidence IEA];~go_process: GO:0006183 - GTP biosynthetic process [Evidence IEA];~go_process: GO:0006228 - UTP biosynthetic process [Evidence IEA];~go_process: GO:0006241 - CTP biosynthetic process [Evidence IEA]), with protein sequence MTSEQTFIAIKPDGVQRGLVGPIISRFENRGFKLAALKLTSPSRTLLEQHYADLKEKPFFPGLVTYMLSGPVVAMVWEGKEVVKTGRTILGATNPLASAPGTIRGDFAIDVGRNVCHGSDSVESAKKEIGLWFTAEEIQNYKLNAFGWIYEKE encoded by the exons ATGACTTCTGAGCAGAC tttcatcgccatcaagccCGACGGTGTCCAG CGTGGACTCGTCGGCCCCATCATCTCTCGCTTCGAGAACCGTGG cttcaagctcgCTGCTCTGAAGCTCACCTCTCCCTCCCGCACTCTCCTCGAGCAGCACTACGCTGACCTCAAGGAGaagcccttcttccccggccTCGTCACCT ACATGCTCAGCGGCCCCGTCGTCGCCATGGTCTGGGAGGGTAAGGAGGTCGTCAAGACCGGCCGCACCATCCTCGGTGCCACCAACCCCCTTGCCTCCGCCCCTGGCACCATCCGTGGTGACTTCGCCATCGACGTTGGCCGCAACGTCTGCCACGGCTCCGACAGCGTCGAGAGCGCCAAGAAGGAGATTGGCCTCTGGTTCACCGCCGAGGAGATCCAGAACTACAAGCTCAACGCTTTCGGCTGGATCTACGAGAAGGAGTAA